A stretch of Aeromicrobium tamlense DNA encodes these proteins:
- a CDS encoding ABC transporter substrate-binding protein: SLVTTTGQKDFTPQLTELKNAGIDSLVLLNLYTDAALQIKQAKALGLDVPILVTASANNPELVNIAGAEAAEGTYVSAIFDPGSSNEGTQAFVKAFSDANGREPSEGAAVAYDSAWVVFRAFDEGAKDRESLISTIDGIESFDLPIVGEFVFNDKHEPTVTPGKPSQSLLQVQGGEIKTRPGA; the protein is encoded by the coding sequence AGCCTGGTCACCACGACCGGTCAGAAGGACTTCACCCCGCAGCTGACCGAGCTGAAGAACGCCGGCATCGACAGCCTCGTCCTGCTGAACCTCTACACGGACGCCGCGCTGCAGATCAAGCAGGCGAAGGCCCTCGGACTGGACGTGCCGATCCTGGTCACGGCCAGCGCCAACAACCCCGAGCTGGTCAACATCGCCGGTGCCGAGGCCGCCGAGGGCACGTACGTCTCGGCGATCTTCGACCCGGGCAGCAGCAACGAGGGCACCCAGGCGTTCGTCAAGGCGTTCAGCGACGCCAACGGTCGCGAGCCCAGCGAGGGCGCGGCCGTGGCCTACGACTCCGCGTGGGTCGTCTTCCGGGCCTTCGACGAGGGCGCGAAGGACCGAGAGTCGCTGATCAGCACGATCGACGGCATCGAGTCCTTCGACCTGCCGATCGTCGGGGAGTTCGTCTTCAACGACAAGCACGAGCCCACCGTCACGCCCGGCAAGCCCTCGCAGTCGCTGCTGCAGGTGCAGGGCGGCGAGATCAAGACGCGCCCCGGCGCGTGA